The following are from one region of the Sandaracinus amylolyticus genome:
- a CDS encoding protein kinase domain-containing protein codes for MTDARPTTISTERADLGELGRYRLCAELAAGGMATVFLSSTISSAGFSKVVALKRIHEHLARDARFVDMFLDEARVASRITHPNVCSVFDFGAVESTYFIAMEYLMGETFSSIQRSLRERGRTEWTAHLAEIFAQAAEGLHAAHELRGDDGGLLDVVHRDVSPQNLFLTYDGCVKVVDFGVARCAGRIQETEPGTIKGKLAYIAPEQMRCQEVDRRSDVWSLGVTFWEMLVGRQLFKRGSDIETLQAVLSAEIPAPSSLNPTVPPALDLIVLKALSRDVSARWQTARDMSRALRDFNRAERASLGQVELEEWMLELFPLQYREKRALVQAARERSDPTERIPVGEAIESAEMPLQSSGAHALSSPSPAISLHERISTTPTHAGSMSPDVPGAPHAFWAGVGFATTLAVMLGGWILALTWPATRFDEALPAALATGATHLSVPIPSVVPPPMPVVPATPSEEPTATTLASTTTRSRQPTPRPGRSASRGSSRGGERTGDDVEQMDATDHENPEVEEAIDQAPAAVPAETPAAPEPPVLPATIAPSSLDARVSIDALRTGGSIPTSAVRQAIERLEDEYQRCYRNAAQRAQRDASGTVDVGLTIDEMGLPQHVSVGSGALPGLSECVQDVTSRLRTRLRPDTGTADVSYGVRYTVRGGAR; via the coding sequence GGGATTCAGCAAAGTCGTCGCACTGAAACGCATCCACGAGCACCTGGCGCGCGACGCTCGGTTCGTGGACATGTTCCTCGACGAGGCGCGCGTCGCATCGCGCATCACCCACCCGAACGTCTGTTCGGTGTTCGACTTCGGCGCGGTCGAGAGCACGTACTTCATCGCGATGGAGTACCTGATGGGCGAGACGTTCTCGTCCATCCAGCGCTCGCTGAGAGAGCGGGGACGCACCGAGTGGACTGCGCACCTGGCGGAGATCTTCGCGCAGGCGGCCGAGGGACTGCACGCGGCGCACGAGCTCCGCGGTGACGACGGCGGGCTGCTCGACGTCGTGCATCGCGACGTGTCTCCACAGAACCTGTTCCTGACCTACGACGGATGCGTCAAAGTCGTCGACTTCGGCGTCGCGCGCTGCGCCGGGCGCATCCAAGAGACCGAGCCCGGGACGATCAAGGGCAAGCTCGCGTACATCGCGCCCGAGCAGATGCGCTGTCAGGAGGTCGACCGGAGGAGCGATGTCTGGTCGCTGGGAGTGACGTTCTGGGAGATGCTGGTCGGACGACAGCTCTTCAAGCGCGGCAGTGACATCGAGACGCTCCAGGCCGTGCTGAGCGCCGAGATCCCGGCGCCATCGTCGCTGAATCCGACCGTGCCTCCGGCGCTCGACCTCATCGTGCTGAAGGCGCTCTCGCGCGACGTGAGCGCGCGCTGGCAGACGGCGCGGGACATGAGCCGTGCGCTGCGCGACTTCAATCGCGCCGAGCGTGCGAGCCTGGGTCAGGTGGAGCTCGAGGAGTGGATGCTCGAGCTCTTTCCCCTGCAATACCGCGAGAAGCGCGCGCTCGTGCAGGCCGCGCGCGAGCGCTCGGACCCGACCGAGCGCATCCCGGTGGGAGAAGCGATCGAGTCGGCGGAGATGCCACTCCAATCGTCGGGTGCTCACGCGCTGTCGAGCCCTTCGCCGGCGATCTCGCTGCACGAGCGGATCTCCACGACTCCGACCCACGCAGGATCGATGTCGCCCGACGTGCCCGGAGCGCCGCACGCGTTCTGGGCGGGCGTCGGATTCGCGACGACGCTCGCCGTGATGCTCGGAGGATGGATCCTCGCACTGACGTGGCCGGCCACGAGGTTCGACGAGGCGCTGCCGGCGGCGCTCGCGACCGGCGCCACCCATCTGTCGGTCCCGATTCCGTCGGTGGTGCCGCCACCGATGCCGGTGGTGCCCGCGACGCCGTCGGAGGAGCCCACGGCGACGACGCTCGCGAGCACGACGACGCGATCGCGTCAGCCCACGCCCCGTCCGGGGCGCAGCGCGTCCCGCGGGAGCTCGCGCGGCGGCGAGCGCACTGGCGACGACGTCGAGCAGATGGACGCGACGGACCACGAGAATCCCGAGGTGGAGGAGGCGATCGATCAAGCGCCCGCCGCAGTGCCCGCGGAGACGCCGGCGGCCCCGGAGCCCCCGGTGCTGCCCGCGACGATCGCGCCGTCATCGCTCGATGCGCGGGTGTCGATCGACGCGCTGCGGACCGGCGGATCGATCCCGACGAGCGCAGTCCGTCAGGCGATCGAGCGCCTGGAGGACGAATATCAGCGCTGTTATCGCAACGCAGCGCAGCGGGCCCAGCGCGACGCGAGCGGGACCGTCGATGTCGGTCTCACCATCGACGAGATGGGTCTACCGCAGCACGTGAGCGTCGGCAGTGGGGCGCTGCCCGGCCTCTCCGAGTGTGTGCAGGACGTCACCTCGCGACTGCGCACGCGACTGCGGCCCGACACCGGCACTGCCGACGTGTCCTACGGAGTCCGCTACACCGTACGCGGCGGAGCTCGGTGA